The nucleotide sequence ACGTATAACTACGATGCGACTGGTCATTTAATCGAAGTAATCGATGCAGAGACGAACAGCACAACGTATGATTATGATGCTGCTCACAACATGACTAGCATAACTGATGCTCGTAACATTACGACAACAATTGGGTATGATGGTTCAGACCGAATCACATCCATTGAGCGTCCTATTACAATCGACGGTACAGCAACAACAAGTACAACTGAGTATCAATATGATGCTGCAAACAACGTGACAACTGTCATCGATGGAGAAAACCGTCGTGTCGATTACACGTATAATGCGAATGGCAATATCATTCAAGTAACGGAGAACCCGTTAGATGCAAACAATCAAGCTGTTACGACGTATGATTACGATAATAACAATAACTTAACGCAAATCATTCAGCCGAATGAAAATGAAGCAAACGGAACAGCCGCATTTGTGTATCAATATGATGAAAATGGAAATATCATAAATGTTCAGCTTCCGGAAAGTGAATCAGCTCAATATACGTATGATAATGAAAATAACCTTACCAAAGCAGAAGACTTTAAGAACAATGTAAGCTCTTTTGATTATGACAACAACCGTAATCAAACAGAAGCGATTGACCCGTATACCCAATCTGTTTCAAAAAGATATAACAGTGTTGGGAACTTGAAATACAAAACATACCCAATGTCTGTAGCAGATAATCTAATTGTCAATTCAAGCTATGAATTAGATGCTGACGCAGATAATTGGCCTGATAATTGGTATCAAGTGACGCAATCTGGAACAACTGCGACATACGATTGGAATGCAACAAGCAAGTTTGGTGAGAAAGCTCTTCGTATTTCAAATTCAACCGGCTATGCAAATGCAACGTCTGAGAAGGTAAGCTTTGATGCTGGTGAAACGTATGTAGCAAGCACGTTTGTGAAAACAGTCTCAGCAGATTCAAAAGCATTCATTAAAGTAGACTACTATGATGCTTCTGGTGGATGGCTAGGACAGAAGTTCTCATATGGCATCTCAGGCACGAATGATTGGACAAGACTGCATTTAGTTGCTGATAATGCCCCAGCAAATACTGATCAAATTCAAGTATCAGTCGGAGTAAATGCTGCTGAAACAGGTGAAGCGTACTTCGATGGTATCCAGCTTGAAAAAGGAACTGTGGTGAGTGCGTACAACTTTGTTGAAAATTCAAGCTTTGAACGTGATCTTAATGGCGACGGCAGCGCTGATAACTGGACAACAAGCGGTAACCTAGCAGCAGCTGATGGTTTGGATACAACTGAAGTGTATGTAGGTAGTAACTCATTCAAGCTAACTGGTGAAGCAGGCGTTAATAAGTTTGTGAAACAGCATCTGAATGTATCAGGTGACAGCAATTCTTCCTTTACATTGTCAGGCTGGTCAAAACAGCAAAATGCTAATGTAAATGGCGGCTATTACAACATTCAAATTGCGATTCGTCACACAGATGGTTCGACTGATTGGTCCAATGCGAACATATTTGACCCTGGGAAAGCTGGCTGGCAGCACGTAGCGGCAGAAGTAAACCCAACGCAAGCGTTCGATTCCATCGATGTATATTACTTTTACTATGACCAAACAGGTACAGCATGGTTTGATGCAATGCGCTTGGAAGAGGGAGCTTCGCATACAAACTTCACGTACGACGCCAACCAAAATTATGTAACAGAAGTGAAGGACCCGGCTGGAAATACGGTTTCACTTGGCTATGATGAAGTTGGAAATGTCACAAGTATTACGGATGGAAAGCAAAACACAACGTCCTTTAACTACAATGCCAACAATGAATTGGCAAAAGTTACTGACCCTAAATTAAATGAGACCGTTTATAATTATGATGGGGTAGGCAATCGCACATCCGTTACGAATGCCAAAAATAATACAACAGACTACAACTATAACGAATTTAACCAAGTTTCGAGCTTTATAAACCCATTAAATCAAGCTACTTCTTATGATTACGATAAAAACGGTAATCTAACGAAGGTAACGTATGAAAATGGCGATGTGGTTGCATATACGTATAATGCCCTGAATCGTTTAGTCTCTGTTGCATATAATGGTGTGACAAAATGGGACATTGCTTACGATGCAAACGGCAATGTGACAGCAATTACAGATGAAAACAACAACACGAAAACGTATATGTACGATAAAAATAACCGTGTGACGCAAATTGATAAAGGCTCTTCCAATTCAATTGCATATGGTTATGACAATAATGCAAATGTCACATCAATTGATATCACAGCTGGAGCAACAACGGATACAGTTGGAATGAGCTATAACCCGTTGAATCAGTTAGTTGCCCTATCTAGAAACAGCAGCAACCTTGCTAACTTCACATATGATGAACGAGGCAACATTTCATCGATTAAGAATGCAAACGGTACGTATACAGCTTATGAATATAATGAAGCAAACCAGCTGCAATCAATTAAGAATTATGATGCAAATGGTAATGTGTTAAATTATTTCATTTACAGCTATGACGCCAATGCAAATATTACAAGCGTTGACACACAAGATGGTACGGTCGCTTATCAATACGATTCGTTAAATCAGCTAACAGAAGAAACATTAACAGACGGTACGACCATTTCGTATGAATACGATGCGGTTGGGAACCGTACAAAGAAAATCGTAGATGATGGCGCAAGCACAACGACAACAACATACACGTATGACGCAGCAAATGAACTAACAGCTGTGGATGGACAAGCATTTTCGTATGATGCAAACGGCAACCTAACTGATAATGGCGAGAAAACATTCATTTACAATGAAAACAATCGCTTAATTGAGGTGAAAGACGCAACAAATACAACACTCGCATCATTCGAGTACGACAAACAAGGAAGACGCATCAGCAAAACAACATCAACTGGTACAACGCACTACCATTATGATGGAGATTCAAACCGCGTCCTCTATGAAACAGATGACAGCAATAACATTGTTGCAGAGTACACGTATAATGCACAAAATCAACCAGTGACAATGACAAAAGGCGGTACAACATATTTCTATCACATCAACGGTCACGGTGATGTCACAGCCTTAACAGATGAAAGCGGAAATATTGTTGCCGAGTATCAATATGATGCATGGGGTAACATTCTTTCACAAACAGGAACAATGGCTGCAGAGAACCCATACCGTTATGCCGGATATCGCTATGATGACGAAACAGGCTACTATTACTTGATGGCTCGTTATTACGATGCTGATACAGGGCGTTTCTTGACTAGAGATACGTTTCAAGGGCTTGAAAATGATCCATTAAGTTTAAACAGGTATGCCTATGTGAAAAATAACCCGATCATGTACCATGACCCAACAGGAAATATATGGTCTTGGATTAAATCTTTGGGTGGCCTAATTAAGAAAATAGGATATACTGCAACTTTTTGGGCACTGACCTACCTTCATGATGCAGTTGTTTTATACTTTAGTAAGCATACTTCTCAATTAGACTGGTCACTATGG is from Bacillus tianshenii and encodes:
- a CDS encoding DNRLRE domain-containing protein; this encodes MRYYVQGDAVKEDIILNSKPSTNTYTFELKLNGYKAETNEEGTIIMKDEKGTPQWFFETPFMTDANGKYSSNVSLKLYEEQGKTLVDVIADENFLNAEETAYPVTIDPTINDWNVIRDNFIASSFADSVYSSNTYMHTGYNSYFGKTRGLTRFYLPSLPSDSSITDASFNAYQTNSDGQQASVDLYRVTSDWTGSVTWNSQPTIGSAKESTVTSSTANDYWSWDITQLSKDWYNGVQANYGMMLKQQNEASSPYRTFNTVNSGSNTPRITINYTVDPIGMESFWMNTKDGVNPANGNYVKQKTDLQIPGLGVDVKLSRTYNSRKSQYAGLFGYGWTSTIEQQLVDSGSGPITLIDGDGTRHIFGEKIGGGYEAAGGIYLDLVKNGDGTYTITRPEGTEMNFNSAGKLASVVDPDGNALTYTYDVDGHLTTIEDASGRTTTLTYNGDGYVSTVTDPANNTITYNYDATGHLIEVIDAETNSTTYDYDAAHNMTSITDARNITTTIGYDGSDRITSIERPITIDGTATTSTTEYQYDAANNVTTVIDGENRRVDYTYNANGNIIQVTENPLDANNQAVTTYDYDNNNNLTQIIQPNENEANGTAAFVYQYDENGNIINVQLPESESAQYTYDNENNLTKAEDFKNNVSSFDYDNNRNQTEAIDPYTQSVSKRYNSVGNLKYKTYPMSVADNLIVNSSYELDADADNWPDNWYQVTQSGTTATYDWNATSKFGEKALRISNSTGYANATSEKVSFDAGETYVASTFVKTVSADSKAFIKVDYYDASGGWLGQKFSYGISGTNDWTRLHLVADNAPANTDQIQVSVGVNAAETGEAYFDGIQLEKGTVVSAYNFVENSSFERDLNGDGSADNWTTSGNLAAADGLDTTEVYVGSNSFKLTGEAGVNKFVKQHLNVSGDSNSSFTLSGWSKQQNANVNGGYYNIQIAIRHTDGSTDWSNANIFDPGKAGWQHVAAEVNPTQAFDSIDVYYFYYDQTGTAWFDAMRLEEGASHTNFTYDANQNYVTEVKDPAGNTVSLGYDEVGNVTSITDGKQNTTSFNYNANNELAKVTDPKLNETVYNYDGVGNRTSVTNAKNNTTDYNYNEFNQVSSFINPLNQATSYDYDKNGNLTKVTYENGDVVAYTYNALNRLVSVAYNGVTKWDIAYDANGNVTAITDENNNTKTYMYDKNNRVTQIDKGSSNSIAYGYDNNANVTSIDITAGATTDTVGMSYNPLNQLVALSRNSSNLANFTYDERGNISSIKNANGTYTAYEYNEANQLQSIKNYDANGNVLNYFIYSYDANANITSVDTQDGTVAYQYDSLNQLTEETLTDGTTISYEYDAVGNRTKKIVDDGASTTTTTYTYDAANELTAVDGQAFSYDANGNLTDNGEKTFIYNENNRLIEVKDATNTTLASFEYDKQGRRISKTTSTGTTHYHYDGDSNRVLYETDDSNNIVAEYTYNAQNQPVTMTKGGTTYFYHINGHGDVTALTDESGNIVAEYQYDAWGNILSQTGTMAAENPYRYAGYRYDDETGYYYLMARYYDADTGRFLTRDTFQGLENDPLSLNRYAYVKNNPIMYHDPTGNIWSWIKSLGGLIKKIGYTATFWALTYLHDAVVLYFSKHTSQLDWSLWWFRVVITGQAAIASRNFSNPWISGGITWAAGVISGDIAKWVKYYSNRIKSKRYSSRTIGKWITYRIL